The Pseudomonadota bacterium region CATGGTCTTCGACGTAGATGTCGCGCCCGCTTTCCTTGTGTCCCTGGACGCCCTGACAAGGATTGGGCTTGTCGGTGTAACCCCACTCGCGCGCCTTGTTCCATATATGACTGAAAAGAGCCTTCTCACGGTTTGCACGGACGGGAGCTTGCTTGCGCGAGTCTAGGTACTGGCGAATATGCACTGGCTGGATTTGCTCCAGGCGGATTATCAAAAAATTTGTAAAGGCGCGAGATCTCCCGTAGGTTATCTTTTTGGGTCGCCGGGGACTTGGTGGGCACTACCTCGCGTAGGTAGCGCTCAGCGACATAGCGAAAGGTGATGATCTCTAGGTGGCCAGGTTTGGCATCAGTCTCAAGCTCAGCCCACTTTTTTATTGCGATCGCGTAATCCGAACCGAGGGGAATCTCACGGCGGGGCCGCTTCCCTGTGTCGTAATAGTAGAAAACTCGCCCGCTCGACTTAATCCGTGCCCGCATTCGCGGTGGCAAATTGAGGTTCTTGTAAGGCCTTCTGCCCATGTCTTTGAACTACAATTTTCCTTACTGCTGAGTGCCAAACTCCGGTGTTTTTGTCCGAGTCTGTCTTTCGCTCTTCGACAGCCGCCCGGGTAACGACTGGTCGTCCGCAAGCATTAACGTGAAAGGGAATGCCACTTTCCCGCAGCCAATCCACTTGACGCGACTTACGTCGCTTGCCAGTAAGTGTAGCAATCTCGTCCCGAAGGTCCATGAGCAGTTCTTGCAGAACCTTCAAAGGTGAATGTCTGGATAGTGCGGATGGCTGTGTAGCAGTGGCTGGTGTACGTGGAAATGCGTGCGTCGGGTCGGCCTCAACCCTCAGCACTCTTCTGCGAAACAGCGGGTAAGCGGGTCCGCGGCCGGATCATAGATCTCCACCGTCGCGAGGGTCCTTGCGAAGCCATCGAATCCTCCGATGACATACACTTTGCCGTTGAGCACCGATGCGGTGACTTCGGTGCGGGGCGTTGGCATCTCCGCCTTTTGGATCCACGCGTACGTTCGTGCGACACCTTGCCTTTCGATCGTCTGGGGCGCGCTGGTCGCGGGTTGCACGCCCATGCCGCGGACATAGAATAGATGAGCGCCGACGACCACCCCGAGGAACAAAATCGCGCCGTACCACTTGGTCTTGCCGCCGAGATTGAAATATTCCTCGGGCGTGAATGCCCGGCCGTCCTTATCGAGCCATCCTTCCTTGCTCTTGAAGGCGCCTTGGCCGATCACCTTATGGAAATCGAGGGGTAGTAACCGCGAATGGAATATAGATGAACGGTAGGTTGAAGAAAGGAGGAGGAAAGGAGCCGGTGACAACTGCGAAAGATTCTCACATGTCTACGACCCCTTTATGTTTTGATGCCGAACCGGGCGCAGATTGAATTGCGGGCGAGCGATTTGAAGTCGCTGTTACCCGAAGGCCATCGGGCGCGGATAGTGGACAGAAACAGTATAAGCACAAAACTTGAAGGGGCCCCGTAGGCCTGGCGCCTCTAATCCCGATGTTGGGCGACAACCTCATAGCTCGAACTCGCTCGGCGGTACGCCGGACTGACGAATGATGGGGCAAGTCTCGCCCTGGTGGCAATGTCTAGCTCTGGGCAGAGG contains the following coding sequences:
- a CDS encoding DUF4224 domain-containing protein — protein: MDLRDEIATLTGKRRKSRQVDWLRESGIPFHVNACGRPVVTRAAVEERKTDSDKNTGVWHSAVRKIVVQRHGQKALQEPQFATANAGTD
- a CDS encoding integrase, whose amino-acid sequence is MIIRLEQIQPVHIRQYLDSRKQAPVRANREKALFSHIWNKAREWGYTDKPNPCQGVQGHKESGRDIYVEDH
- a CDS encoding kelch motif-containing protein encodes the protein MIGQGAFKSKEGWLDKDGRAFTPEEYFNLGGKTKWYGAILFLGVVVGAHLFYVRGMGVQPATSAPQTIERQGVARTYAWIQKAEMPTPRTEVTASVLNGKVYVIGGFDGFARTLATVEIYDPAADPLTRCFAEEC